The DNA window GCCGTACGCCCACTCGAAGTTGTCGAGCAGCGACCAGACGAAGTACCCCCGCACGTCGGCGCCGTCGGCGATCGCCAGCTCCACCTGGTCGATGTGGTCCTGGATGAAGGCGTCGCGGTCGACGTCGTGGATGCGACCGTCCTCGGCGACGACGTCGTCGTACGCCGCACCGTTCTCGGTCACGTACAGCGGCGGCAGCGTCGGGTACTCGCGGCCGAGCCGGACGAGGAGGGTGCGGAGCCCGGCGGGGTGCACCTCCCAGTCCATCGCGGTGCGCGGCAGGCCGCGGCTCGGGAAGGAGATCCCGGTGGAGGCGAGCCAGGGGGAGCCGACCTCGCGTTCGGTCGCGCCCGAGTGGCCGCCGTCGGCACCGGAGTCGTCGGGGTGACCCGAGACGAGGTCGTCGTGGTAGTGGTTCACGCCGAGGAAGTCGATGGGCGCGGAGATGGCCTCGAGGTCGCCGTCGTGGACGAGTTCCTCGAGGCCGAGGCCGGCGAGGTCCTCGGTGACGTCGGCCGGGTAGGCGCCGAGGGCGATCGGTTCGAGGAAGATGCGGTTCATGATGCCGTCGACGCGGCGCGCGGCGTCGACGTCTGCCGGGTCCGTCGGGTCGGCCGGGATCGCGTTCGTGAGGTTGAGGGTGATGCCGATCTGCTCGGCGCCCAGCTCGCGGAGGCGGGTGGTCGCCAGCCCGTGCGCGAGGTGCTGGTGGTGGATGGCGGCGAGGGCGGCTGCCTCGTCGCGACGGCCGGGGGCGTGCACGCCGACCGCGTAGCCGAGGAGGGCCGAGCAGAACGGCTCGTTGAACGTCGTCCAGTGCTGGACGCGGTCGCCGAGGACGTCGTAGGTGGCCTCGGCGTAGTCGACGAAGCGGAGGGCCGTGTCCCGATTGGTCCATCCGCCCTGCTCCTCGAGGGCCTGCGGGAGGTCCCAGTGGTAGAGCGTCAGCCAGGGGAGGATCCCCGCCTCGAGCAACTCGTCGACGAGACGGCTGTAGAAGTCGAGGCCGGCGGGGTTGACCTCGCGGTCGCCCGGCTTGATGCGCGCCCAGCTCGTCGAGAACCGGTAGGCGTCGAGGCCCAGCTCGCTCATGATCGCGACGTCGGCAGCGCTGCGGTGGTAGTGGTCGACGGCGACCTCGAGGTCGTCGCCGTTCGCGATCGCTCCCGGCACGCGCGCGAAGGCGTCCCAGATGGAGTCCTCCTTGCCGTCCTCATGGGCGGCACCCTCGACCTGGGCGGCGGCGGTGGCCGAACCCCAGAGGAACGGCGGCAGGATCAGGGCCGGGCGGCTGGTGGGCTGGGGGGCGTGCGTCATCGGAGCTCCTCGTGGCTGGGTGCTAGGCCATGCTATCGCCTGCTGAGAGCGCTCTCATGCACGGGTGGGGTATGGGGCCGGCGCGGTGCGCTGACGTGAGCGCGGTGCACACACGTGAGCGCGCCCCTCCGGAGGGGCGCGCTCACGTGCTGGGGCCGCGGTCGGGCCGAATCGACGGCGCTCACGTCAGCGCGGTGCGCCGGCGCCGAACACCCCACGGTCACGTCAGCGCGGTGCGCTGGCGAACCGAGGAACGACGGTCAGCGCCTGGTACTCGGGTCGACGACGCGGTTGCTCGCGGTGTCGGGCGACAACTGCGACCCGGCCAGCTCGGCGGCCCGCTGCGCGGAGAGCGACAGCTCGTCCTCCGCATCCACGGCGGCCTGCGCGTCGGTCCGCTCCTGCAGGGCCGACTTCGCCCGCAGCGGCGGCGCCTTCAGGAACCAGCTCAGGACGAACGCGACGGCGACCACCGCGAAGCTCACCCAGAAGACCGTGACGGTCGCATCGGCGAAGCCGGTGAGGAACGGCGCGGCCAGGTCGTGGTTCGCCCCGAGGAGGAACGAGGTGTCGCCATCGAGCGCGGTACCCGCCGAGCCGCTGTTCTCCTGCGCCCGCTGCAGCACCTTGAGGATGCCCTCGTTCGCGGGATCGGACAGCACGGCCGGATCCTGCGCCGCGGCCCGGACGCGCTCGCTGAGCGTCGGGTCGGCGAAGGCCGCCGCGATCGTCGTCGGGATGCGCGTGTAGAGCACCGAGAAGATGACCGCCGTGCCCAACGTTCCACCGATCTGACGGAAGAACGTCGACGAGCTCGTCGCCACACCGATGTCGCGCGCCTCGACGGCGTTCTGGCTCGCGATCGTCAGCGTCTGCATGAGCTGACCGAGGCCGAGGCCCACGAGCAGCATGCCGCCCATCATCCACCAGACCGGCTTGTCGGCCGTCGCGAAGCTGAAGTAGAAGAAGCCGCTCAGCAGCAGGAAGGTGCCGACGATCGGGAACGCCTTGTACTTGCCCGTCCGCGCGATGATCTGGCCGCTCGCGATGGAGGAGATCATGAGGCCGAGGATCATCGGCAGCATGAGCAGACCCGACTCGGTCGGCGTCGCGCCCTCCACCAGCTGGAGGAACAGCGGCACCGTCATCATCGCGCCGAACATGCCGAAGCCAACGAGGACACCGAGGATCGTGGCGACCCGGAAGGTCGAGTTCTTGAAGAGCTTCAGCGGGATGAGCGCGTCGTCGCCCATCGCCCGCTCGACGAGGATGAACCCGACGATGCCGGCGACGCCGATCGCGTAGCAGGCGATGGAGCCGGCCGAAGCCCAGCCCCAGATGCGGCCCTGTTCGGCGACGAGGAGGAGCGGGACGACGGCCAGCACGACCGTGGCGGCACCCCACCAGTCGATGCGGACGCTGTGACGCGTGTGCGGGATGTGCAGGAAGCGCAGCACGATCGCGAGCGCGATGACGCCGATCGGCAGGTTGATGAGGAACACCCAGCGCCAACCGGTGATGAACAGCAACTCGGGTGCACCGGCGAACAGGCCGCCGATCAGCGGGCCGATGACGCTCGAGACGCCGAAGACGGCGAGGAAGTACCCCTGGTACTTCGCGCGCTCACGAGGAGCGAGCATGTCGCCCATGATCGTCAGCGGCAGGGCCATGAGCCCACCGGCACCGAGCCCCTGGATGGCGCGGAAGATCGCGAGCTCGTACATCGAGCCGGACATGCCGGCGAGCAGCGAGCCGATCAGGAAGATCGAGATCGCGATGATGAACAGCGGTCGACGACCGAAGATGTCGGACAGCTTGCCGTAGATCGGCGTGGAGACCGTCGACGTGATCAGGTACGCCGTCGTGACCCAGGCCTGCAGGGCCATGCCGTCGAGGTCGTCCGCGATGGTGCGCATCGAGGTGCCGACGATGGTCTGGTCGAGGGCGGAGAGGAACATGCCGGCCATGAGGCCGAAGATGATGAAGAGGATCTGCCGGTGACTGAGGACGGGCGTGGATCCCGGTCGCTCGGTCGAGGCGGGGGAGCTGGATGACATGCGGTCTCGTTCGACTCTGGGCGCGCCGGTTCACAGGCGCACCGACGTTGGGGATTTTGCGTAGTGTGCAAACTTACACCCGGCGCAAGTTCCGCGGCAACCGACCCGGTCAGGGTGTCGCGCTCGCTGCGGCGTCGAGCTCCGCGTCGAGCGCCGAGAGGTAGTCGAGGGTGGCGGTGAGCGCCACGTGCGCGTCGTCCAGGTCGAGGTGGAACTGGTACTCGTGCGGCAGCGCGGGCTCGTGGTCGGCGGCCCAGAACAGCTTCGTGACGGGGACCTCGGCGGCTTCGAGGGCCTGACTCATCGGTACGGACTGCAACCAGGTGAGGGCGTCGCCGTTGCCGCCGGTGATGAAGGTGGGCGGGAAGTCCGCGGTGACGAAGTCGATGGTGGACATGAGCGCACCGGTCGACGTCTCCGACCAGTCCTTCGTGCCCGCATAGGCCCAGAGCGCGGTCTGCAGTCCCCAGGCGCCGATGCCGTCGAGCTCCGCCATCGCCGTCATGTCGTAGACGCCGCAGTTGAGGATCGCGCCGACGAGCTGATCCGCGCGGATGCCGGGGGTCATACCGCTGAGGGCGGCGTAGTCGGGGTTCGTCGTGAGCACGGCCAATTGGCTCGCGAGCTGTGATCCGGCCGAGTCGCCGGCCAGGACGATGCGGTCCGGGTTCCCGTTCCACTCCGACGCGTGCTCGGAGATGTACGCGAGCGCATCGTTCAACTGGTCGACGGCCGTCGGGTAGATCGCTTCCGGGGCGATCGTGTAGTTCACGGCGATCGTCGTGTAGCCCTCGGCGGCGAGGATCCGCAGGTACGGTTCGACGTTGCCCTTCTCGCCGGAGATCCAGGCCCCGCCGTGGATCCACACGATGGTGGTCAGCGGCTCCGTGCCGTCGGCGGGAGTGAAGACGTCGAGGGTCGTGTCGACCTGGGGGCGCCCGCCACTCGGCGCGGCATAGGCGACGTCGCGGTACTCGGAGAGCTTCGTGTCCGGGACGTACGGCTCCATCTCGGCGACCGTCGCGGCGCCTCCGCGCTCGAAGACCGAGCGGATGAGCAGGGCGGACGGCCACGGGGTGATCGCCGCGACGATCGCGACCACGAGGCCCAGGCCGACCACGACGGCGACCGCGGTCAGCAGCCGACGGAAGCGCGGACGCCTGCGGTGCGTGGGCGCGTGGTGTGCTGGCGTCGCTGCGGTCATCGTCGGGCCCCTCGTCCGGTGTGCGTGCCTGTCGACAGTGTGGCAGAGGCGGACTCGGCGTGTCACGGTTAGGCTCGACGGGTGACCGCAGCCCACCAGCCCTCCCACCGACGCCCGGTCTCGCCGCGCGTGCGTCGCAACCGCGTGATCGCCTTCGGGGTGCTCGCGGCGGCGCTCGCGATCCTGCTGGTGGTGCTCGTCGTCAACATCGCCGGGGGAGCGACGCCCACCCCGGTCGCCGCAACGAAGACGCCGAGCGCCACGCCGACGGCCACCCCGACCCCGACCCCCACCGCGACGCCCACCCCGACCGAGACCACCCCGGTCGCCCCACCGGCGCCGCCCGCGTTCGACAAGGCCGCCTTCTCGATCGACGACC is part of the Plantibacter sp. Leaf314 genome and encodes:
- a CDS encoding GH1 family beta-glucosidase; this encodes MTHAPQPTSRPALILPPFLWGSATAAAQVEGAAHEDGKEDSIWDAFARVPGAIANGDDLEVAVDHYHRSAADVAIMSELGLDAYRFSTSWARIKPGDREVNPAGLDFYSRLVDELLEAGILPWLTLYHWDLPQALEEQGGWTNRDTALRFVDYAEATYDVLGDRVQHWTTFNEPFCSALLGYAVGVHAPGRRDEAAALAAIHHQHLAHGLATTRLRELGAEQIGITLNLTNAIPADPTDPADVDAARRVDGIMNRIFLEPIALGAYPADVTEDLAGLGLEELVHDGDLEAISAPIDFLGVNHYHDDLVSGHPDDSGADGGHSGATEREVGSPWLASTGISFPSRGLPRTAMDWEVHPAGLRTLLVRLGREYPTLPPLYVTENGAAYDDVVAEDGRIHDVDRDAFIQDHIDQVELAIADGADVRGYFVWSLLDNFEWAYGYDKRFGIVRVDYDTQVRTIKDSGLAYARRIAASRTAPAVAEPS
- a CDS encoding MDR family MFS transporter, whose amino-acid sequence is MSSSSPASTERPGSTPVLSHRQILFIIFGLMAGMFLSALDQTIVGTSMRTIADDLDGMALQAWVTTAYLITSTVSTPIYGKLSDIFGRRPLFIIAISIFLIGSLLAGMSGSMYELAIFRAIQGLGAGGLMALPLTIMGDMLAPRERAKYQGYFLAVFGVSSVIGPLIGGLFAGAPELLFITGWRWVFLINLPIGVIALAIVLRFLHIPHTRHSVRIDWWGAATVVLAVVPLLLVAEQGRIWGWASAGSIACYAIGVAGIVGFILVERAMGDDALIPLKLFKNSTFRVATILGVLVGFGMFGAMMTVPLFLQLVEGATPTESGLLMLPMILGLMISSIASGQIIARTGKYKAFPIVGTFLLLSGFFYFSFATADKPVWWMMGGMLLVGLGLGQLMQTLTIASQNAVEARDIGVATSSSTFFRQIGGTLGTAVIFSVLYTRIPTTIAAAFADPTLSERVRAAAQDPAVLSDPANEGILKVLQRAQENSGSAGTALDGDTSFLLGANHDLAAPFLTGFADATVTVFWVSFAVVAVAFVLSWFLKAPPLRAKSALQERTDAQAAVDAEDELSLSAQRAAELAGSQLSPDTASNRVVDPSTRR
- a CDS encoding alpha/beta hydrolase; the encoded protein is MTAATPAHHAPTHRRRPRFRRLLTAVAVVVGLGLVVAIVAAITPWPSALLIRSVFERGGAATVAEMEPYVPDTKLSEYRDVAYAAPSGGRPQVDTTLDVFTPADGTEPLTTIVWIHGGAWISGEKGNVEPYLRILAAEGYTTIAVNYTIAPEAIYPTAVDQLNDALAYISEHASEWNGNPDRIVLAGDSAGSQLASQLAVLTTNPDYAALSGMTPGIRADQLVGAILNCGVYDMTAMAELDGIGAWGLQTALWAYAGTKDWSETSTGALMSTIDFVTADFPPTFITGGNGDALTWLQSVPMSQALEAAEVPVTKLFWAADHEPALPHEYQFHLDLDDAHVALTATLDYLSALDAELDAAASATP